The DNA region GCGTGGCTCAAGGACGCGTCGGAACTGGAGCGCAAGCGCAAGCGCAACCGGACGGCGCAGTTCCTGAAGGGCATCTTCGGCCGCTGATCGAACGACAAGGGGGGCGGACCATGGGGGCGGTCGTGCTGGCGGATCCGGGCGACGGGGCGCGTTCCGGCTCCTGGCGTCGCCTCGCCTTGCCGACGCTCCTCATCCTCGGCTGGGTGGGCCTGTTCGCCTACAGCGCCGCCTACCTGACCGAGGATCTGCCGTTCCGCCCGTCCATGCCGGAAGCGAGCCCTTCCGCGGAGGGCTCCGCCGGCCCGCGCGCCGCGCGCCGCGTGGTGATGCTCGACGAGCCCGACCAGCCCGCGGCTCCGGCCGACGCGGCCGGCCAGACCGCCATGGCGGCCTCGGCGGCGCCGCCGGCCCCGCAGACTGCCGCGACGGCCACGACGGCCGCGAATGCCCGGTCGGCACCGGCTCCGGGCCCCGCTCCGGCCGCGGCCGAGTATGTCGGCGTCTGGGGCCCGACGCCCGAGGCCTGCGGGGCGCGGTCGCGGCGCCGCGGCTACATCCCGGCCACGATCACGCAGGACCGCGCCCGCGCGGGCCGCACGCTCTGCCTCTTCCACGACCTGCGGCGGAGCGGCGCCGCCTGGGTCACCGCCGCCGAGTGCAGCGATCGCGGCCGCCACTGGTCGTCGCAGGTCCGCCTGCAGGTCGACGGCGAGCACCTGACCTGGTCGAGCAGCCGCGGCACCTCGACCTACATCCGCTGCGGCCGCCGCGCCGGCTGAACGGCGCCGTCACGCCGCCGGATCCACCACCGAGCCCTCGGCCGCGCGCAGGACGATCCGCGCCGCGGCCCGGCTCGGCGTG from Methylobacterium sp. NMS14P includes:
- a CDS encoding peptidase inhibitor family I36 protein, whose amino-acid sequence is MGAVVLADPGDGARSGSWRRLALPTLLILGWVGLFAYSAAYLTEDLPFRPSMPEASPSAEGSAGPRAARRVVMLDEPDQPAAPADAAGQTAMAASAAPPAPQTAATATTAANARSAPAPGPAPAAAEYVGVWGPTPEACGARSRRRGYIPATITQDRARAGRTLCLFHDLRRSGAAWVTAAECSDRGRHWSSQVRLQVDGEHLTWSSSRGTSTYIRCGRRAG